One Sandaracinaceae bacterium DNA window includes the following coding sequences:
- a CDS encoding peroxiredoxin-like family protein — translation MNTKPMPDGPAPSLELQLTDGTTWSLDAQRPESFTMIVMYRGKHCPVCEKYLKTAQTLADRYEELGVSLVAVSMDDLERAKDSKEEWGIDRFPVAYGMSEATALAWGLYLSDSIKEEEPRRFSEPGLFLVRPDGTLHYAAINSMPFGRPDLEDMADAIEFVLEKKYPARGRVAA, via the coding sequence ATGAACACCAAACCGATGCCCGACGGCCCCGCCCCCTCGCTCGAGCTCCAGCTGACGGACGGGACGACATGGTCTCTCGACGCGCAGCGCCCCGAGAGCTTCACCATGATCGTCATGTACCGGGGCAAGCACTGCCCGGTCTGCGAGAAGTACCTGAAGACCGCGCAGACGCTGGCCGACCGCTACGAGGAGCTGGGCGTGAGCCTCGTCGCCGTGAGCATGGACGACCTGGAGCGCGCGAAGGACTCGAAGGAGGAGTGGGGGATCGACCGCTTCCCCGTCGCCTACGGCATGAGCGAGGCCACCGCCCTCGCCTGGGGCCTCTACCTCTCCGACTCCATCAAGGAGGAGGAGCCCCGGCGCTTCAGCGAGCCTGGACTCTTCCTCGTGCGCCCCGACGGCACCCTGCACTACGCCGCGATCAACTCCATGCCGTTCGGGCGTCCCGACCTCGAGGACATGGCCGACGCGATCGAGTTCGTGCTCGAGAAGAAGTACCCCGCGCGCGGACGCGTCGCCGCCTGA